The following are encoded together in the Arthrobacter sp. Y-9 genome:
- a CDS encoding GNAT family N-acetyltransferase → MESLSSVSGLAALQNAAWPGLTTFDTGAWLLRSASGVTQRANSVWPYAPVDDVDAAIKAAESWYRAQRLPALFQLTSDPADAALDARLDALGYRAQSHTVFMVREASAGPVPPAPGHVEITPDLTEEWFDAWWLTSGHGGAEAADTARAIQESVRSSHALLRDDDGAAIAVGQAIHVGEWSGIYGMVTREAHRRKGHARSLLTALLAEPATPRGFWLSVTRFNEGAVALYRDLGFVEAGSYWYRSAPLRRAPGAC, encoded by the coding sequence GTGGAGTCCCTTTCCTCCGTGTCAGGCCTGGCCGCGCTGCAGAACGCAGCATGGCCGGGCCTGACCACGTTCGACACCGGCGCGTGGCTGCTCCGCAGTGCCTCCGGCGTGACACAGCGGGCCAATTCGGTGTGGCCGTACGCGCCGGTGGACGACGTCGACGCCGCCATCAAGGCCGCCGAATCCTGGTACCGCGCCCAGCGGCTCCCGGCGCTGTTCCAGCTCACCTCGGATCCGGCGGACGCCGCCCTGGACGCCCGCCTCGACGCACTCGGTTACCGGGCGCAGTCCCACACGGTCTTCATGGTCCGTGAGGCGTCGGCCGGGCCGGTTCCGCCGGCGCCTGGCCACGTCGAGATCACTCCGGACCTGACCGAGGAATGGTTCGACGCCTGGTGGCTCACGAGCGGCCACGGCGGCGCCGAGGCGGCGGACACCGCGCGGGCCATCCAGGAGTCCGTGCGGTCCAGTCACGCTCTCCTCCGGGACGACGACGGCGCCGCGATCGCCGTCGGCCAGGCGATCCACGTGGGGGAGTGGTCGGGGATCTACGGCATGGTCACGCGCGAAGCGCACCGCCGCAAGGGCCACGCGCGCTCGCTCCTGACCGCGCTCCTGGCCGAGCCGGCCACTCCGCGTGGATTCTGGCTGAGCGTGACGCGTTTCAACGAGGGGGCTGTGGCCCTGTACCGGGACCTCGGTTTCGTGGAAGCCGGCTCCTACTGGTACCGCAGTGCCCCTCTGCGCCGAGCGCCCGGAGCGTGCTGA